From Rhinolophus sinicus isolate RSC01 linkage group LG15, ASM3656204v1, whole genome shotgun sequence, the proteins below share one genomic window:
- the LOC141568877 gene encoding CMRF35-like molecule 7 — protein sequence MWLPPALLLLILPGCFSIQGPESVRGPEQGSLTVQCRYDPKWKNYVKWWCRGKIWDSCNIRIQTTGSEQNEMGDRVSIRDNQRDHFFTVTMKELRRDDQDIYWCGIQRFGTDLGVSIKVNIDPEGTVVTGSENLLSRTIANSHRGLSSGSNVRTHYILLVFVKVPILLILVGAILWLKGPPGVPEEQWERPVYTHLFSDLTRGTQPLRQRDEKSLLTLDPISRGDMDCERDISVASGCNG from the exons ATGTGGCTGCCTCCAGCTCTACTCCTTCTCATCCTCCCAG GCTGCTTCTCCATCCAGGGCCCAGAGTCCGTGagaggcccagagcagggctCACTGACCGTGCAGTGTCGCTATGACCCGAAATGGAAGAACTACGTGAAGTGGTGGTGTCGGGGTAAAATATGGGATTCATGCAACATCCGCATTCAAACTACAGGATCAGAGCAAAATGAGATGGGAGACCGTGTGTCCATCAGGGACAATCAAAGAGACCACTTCTTCACGGTGACCATGAAGGAGCTCAGGCGAGATGACCAAGACATCTACTGGTGTGGGATTCAAAGGTTTGGAACTGATCTTGGGGTATCAATTAAAGTGAATATTGACCCAG AGGGAACAGTCGTGACCGGCTCAGAGAACCTGCTCTCTAGGACAATTGCCAACAGCCACAGAGGGTTGTCTTCTGGCTCCAACGTCAG GACCCACTACATCCTCCTGGTATTTGTGAAGGTGCCCATATTGCTCATCTTGGTTGGTGCCATTCTCTGGTTGAAGGGCCCTCCGGGGGTCCCCGAGGAGCAATGGGAACGGCCTGTCTACACGCACTTGTTTTCTGACCTGACCAGAGGCACACAGCCCCTTAGACAGAGAGATGAGAAGTCCCTTCTGACCCTGGACCCCATTTCCAGAGGAGACATGGACTGCGAAAGGGACATTTCTGTGGCCTCAGGATGCAATGGCTGA
- the LOC109440029 gene encoding CMRF35-like molecule 6 isoform X1 → MTLRVGAAWLPSALLLLQVLGSLSLSGPHTVTGTVGGSLSVQCRYEEEFTKHIKFWCKDSCSSLIPKNIVETTKSEREVKSGPVSIRDDPANLTFTVTLDNLTEEDGGTYMCGISIPWSKDPMFEVKVSVFPAPTETPSTKVFTSNLGPLSSLLATTWPNMTRQDTLDPSQHPRSLLSDVYFLLMVFLELPLLLSMLSAVLWVNRPQKSSGWRGNQADCENQ, encoded by the exons ATGACCCTGAGGGTTGGGGCTGCATGGCTGCCTTCAGCCCTGCTCCTTCTCCAGGTCCTAG GCTCTTTGTCTCTGAGTGGCCCCCACACCGTGACGGGCACTGTGGGGGGATCCCTGAGCGTGCAGTGTCGGTACGAGGAGGAATTCACAAAACATATCAAATTCTGGTGCAAAGACTCATGCTCGTCACTGATACCGAAGAACATTGTGGAGACGacaaagtcagagagagaagTGAAGAGCGGCCCCGTGTCCATCAGGGATGATCCAGCAAACCTCACCTTCACAGTGACCTTGGACAACCTCACAGAGGAAGATGGAGGCACGTACATGTGTGGGATCAGTATACCATGGTCTAAGGACCCCATGTTCGAGGTTAAGGTGTCTGTGTTCCCAG CCCCCACAGAAACCCCCAGCACAAAGGTCTTCACAAGTAACCTGGGCCCTCTGTCCTCTCTGCTAGCGACCACGTGGCCCAACATGACCAGACAGGACACCTTGGACCCCAGCCAACACCCTCG GTCCTTACTCAGTGACGTCTACTTCCTGCTCATGGTCTTCCTGGAGCTGCCCCTGCTCCTGAGCATGCTCAGTGCTGTCCTCTGGGTGAACAGGCCTCAGAAGAGCTCTGGGTGGAGGGGGAACCAGGCTGATTGTGAGAACCAGTAA
- the LOC109440029 gene encoding CMRF35-like molecule 6 isoform X2 yields the protein MTLRVGAAWLPSALLLLQVLGSLSLSGPHTVTGTVGGSLSVQCRYEEEFTKHIKFWCKDSCSSLIPKNIVETTKSEREVKSGPVSIRDDPANLTFTVTLDNLTEEDGGTYMCGISIPWSKDPMFEVKVSVFPATTWPNMTRQDTLDPSQHPRSLLSDVYFLLMVFLELPLLLSMLSAVLWVNRPQKSSGWRGNQADCENQ from the exons ATGACCCTGAGGGTTGGGGCTGCATGGCTGCCTTCAGCCCTGCTCCTTCTCCAGGTCCTAG GCTCTTTGTCTCTGAGTGGCCCCCACACCGTGACGGGCACTGTGGGGGGATCCCTGAGCGTGCAGTGTCGGTACGAGGAGGAATTCACAAAACATATCAAATTCTGGTGCAAAGACTCATGCTCGTCACTGATACCGAAGAACATTGTGGAGACGacaaagtcagagagagaagTGAAGAGCGGCCCCGTGTCCATCAGGGATGATCCAGCAAACCTCACCTTCACAGTGACCTTGGACAACCTCACAGAGGAAGATGGAGGCACGTACATGTGTGGGATCAGTATACCATGGTCTAAGGACCCCATGTTCGAGGTTAAGGTGTCTGTGTTCCCAG CGACCACGTGGCCCAACATGACCAGACAGGACACCTTGGACCCCAGCCAACACCCTCG GTCCTTACTCAGTGACGTCTACTTCCTGCTCATGGTCTTCCTGGAGCTGCCCCTGCTCCTGAGCATGCTCAGTGCTGTCCTCTGGGTGAACAGGCCTCAGAAGAGCTCTGGGTGGAGGGGGAACCAGGCTGATTGTGAGAACCAGTAA